Below is a window of Solanum stenotomum isolate F172 chromosome 7, ASM1918654v1, whole genome shotgun sequence DNA.
ACCAATCCACATTATTAGAGATTCGACCACTTTCTTACTACACTATAATCTCTTATCGGTTACCACTAGTATTAGCTGCATTTACTTGAACATTGAAATAGGCTCCTAAGAGTATTTAACAAACCTCTGATTGCTGCCGTAACTGTTTAAGATACAATGATTGCATCCTCCGGAGCTCAACAGAAAGGTTTTGAAGGTCTGTAGCCAGAGAACGCTGGAAAAAGAAATATCACTACATGAATATTTAAATACAACATTTAAAACAACTTTATGACAGCAGAGTTCAGTAAAATGAAGTCCACCATAGTGAAAAGAAGTCCTCCGTAGTGAAAGGAGTATCCAATACTCCGATCCTTGGtggaattaataaaatattcttaaatcACAAAATTAACGATGTGCTAACTAAGAAAGAAGTAACTCtattttttagaagaaaaaaaatagtcagTTAAACTAAGTTAGTTAAGAGGATGCAACAGATCACCACGAATTGAgtcaaaaataaattggaagttgtgtctaaGAAAATGAACTTCTCACGTATGAAAATCATCAGCTTTCTACCTGTACATTTTTTCTAACATTTGAATCCTCACAAGAACCACTTGCTGAAAGCTTCTGTAATCTCTTCTCTGACTTCCTTAATATATCTGTAATCTCCATGGTCAGAACCTCTATCACATTTTGATCTTCTCTTCCATCACCAAAAGATGGAGTCAGAGCTTTAGCATGGCACTTCTTTAGTTCTGCCAATTTTACTTGGGCCTGATGTATGCTAGCTGCAACTTCTTCAGAAACATCAACCCATGCTGGAGGTAAGCCCACTGTAAATGCATCTCTAACGAAGAAAGAAAGATATTTACCATCAACAATTTTTTCCTCACAGCCtaattaatataaacaaaattgaagaaaagagCACACGGAGCACATTTTAATTTTACTCAATTCTTGTGATGATCAGGTAAGTGATCCTTTATCTATTAATAAGATAACAAAAATAGCCATACGAGAATAAGTCTTATTGCAATTGTTGACACTTGGTTAACAAAATAAACACTACTCCACTATATAGGTCGCCAGATATTGTGAGAGAAATGTTGAGACTTGCCATCCATTTGTTGTGCAAACCCACTTCTACACCTCCAGAAAAGCAACAAACAGGGTAAAGGGATTAGCCTTCTTCCGAATTTCGTATATTTCATGTTTTCTTGTTGATCAGCTTTTACATGGATCACCTCatagagaaaaaagataaaagaatttttgacaaaaatttaaaagatgtGTCTTTACATTTTCTACCTATTCTAATGAAACAATATCGTTAATCTCATGCCATTTTAGTTTAATGTATTTGTTACTTGGATATGTCTACTGCTTATATGTCCAGATTTTTCCAAGCAAGCCAGGTCAGACTGACTGTAAGCCTAACTCAGCTAATAAGGTTGGATCACATGGAAAAATGGAAAAGTAGAGAAGCCAAATTTGGATGGAGAGGGGGAAAATGAGTTGTCAAGGCTAGAATATTGATCCCAGGTCATAGCAATTGCATCCGCGATATGTTAAGCAGGAAAAAACAGTTGAAAAAGAAGTGTTTGTTGAATGATGAGTAGCCACACTTATTGCATATGGCAACAACTAAATAGGagaaaattcatattttcaCAACACTGAAATCCTTGGGCGATCTCAAGTGTTGGGAGCTTCCGATTTCTTTGTATTTGTAATAGAAATAACAGGTAATTAGTAATAACAACTCAAAGAACATCAAGTAGGGACTTACTACTCCAAGAAATAGAATGAAAACTAGATTATAGTTGCAAACCGAATACACAGAATTCAAAATGAACTGAAAGAAACATAGTGCTTACTTTATTTCCCCCAAGACCATTACAGGATGAGAGACTAGTCAAGATTAGTATTTGCATGTTCAGTATGGCAAAAAATGTTAACCTATTTATCCAAATCACTCTTCCAATGTTCTCTACAAAAGAAATACTTTAGACAAATATGAGCAAATGACTTACTAtcacctcttcttcttttttttgggaaaatgcataagtacccccaaccaatgcccgaaatctcagagacacacttatactatactaaggtcctattaccccgaacttattttataaataattttctacctcTTTCGGCCTATGTGACACTATCTTCTGGGCCCAgtgcgtgttgacaattttttcatcgatagtgccacgtaggccaaaaaggggtagaaaattatttataaaataagttcggataggaccttagtatagtataagtgtgtctctgggatttcgagCATAGGttggggtacttatgcattttcccttctttttttttataactttggTGTTTGTACCAGCTTACACGCAGCTCACGAGATACGTGTCACCTCCAACCAGCAAGACACCTCAACAAAACCTAGTGTATTTGAATCACTTCCTAACGTCAATCATTTCCTTTCCAAATATTATACTCTACGTGATGTGATTACTATGAGGCATCTATTTTACCGACCTAAAGTAAAACTTCTTCTGTGCATTTCCTAAAAactaaatgaagaaaaaattaacGTGAACGTAATTTCACCAAATAATCTAACTAGATTACTGAAAATACCTGGATGTAGAAGGACCCAGATCATCTTCGGTGCTTAGAGGAGCGTAAGAACGATTAGAATTGAGAAAAGAAGTAGTAGCCATTTCGATTACTGGACCACCGGAATCATTTGAAGAAGTGAAGGGTATACGGTTCTCGTTCAAGGTATCTCTGTAACTTTGGAAAACCCTAATTCGATTCCTTGTCGCCATTGCTACAAAAATTGGAAGATAAAGATCAAATCATCAACCCAGAAAATACAAAACAGAAAACATTGAGGGGTTTTGTTTGAATTTATTTATGGGAAAAAGGACTTTTTTAGCTTTAAATTCGAACTAGTCTAAAATAGTTCTTTTAACTATATATTCATtaaatttagttatttaattattcaaaaatgtTAGTATTAAATTTGATCTTTTAATTATACACTTATTATTTCAAGTCCCTTAATTATATACTTActgattttatttctttaaatatctaaaatttatctGATTAggtctctatttattttttgtacaaaTAACACAGGTTTTAGGTTTATATTAACACAACTCatgttttaaaattgaatttttaactCATTTTTCAGTTATTTTTCTTCTcgctattttttcttcaaattatttttatgaaaagaaccttaagattcaaaataaaatttacgaGAAAAGAAGATATATgtcatgatttttttcaataaagaaTAAAGTGTTCTAATGAGttgaaaatactaaaatttatgattaaaaaaattaaagtgattaTTCATTAGGTGTAAGGAgagatttatttatatttaataaaaatgaatttcctggaaggaaaataaaattaaaagtttagTATATGGATGCACGATATAATAGAAGATTAACAAGTAAAAAGatatccaaaaaaattaaaattgacacAACTAAAAGACATGtgtatttgggttgtttatGTTATTCAACTTCTCTTTGAAGTTGTGCTAATGAGTTATGAACATGTTGATATACGACCTTcattaaataataattcaagCTTCGAGAATACTGAATACCAAATGATAATGTCTCATACCAAACCCAAATTCAAATAccataattctaaaattttactcCCGAATATCATACCTAATATCGAATTACCCaaccaaattatcaaaaaaattgatttaattcGATAATTCAATTTTCGATATTTTATACCCAACTCTAATAATTAGTACTCTTCACAggaaataaaaattgttttgtgtctaaagtttttttttgtagaaaaaaAAGGCACAATTTTGGTTCTTTTCTCTTGCTGtgtctataaaaaaaaaggaaaagggttCAAAACACATCCAAACAATGGGCGAAATTGTTGTTACACATATGAACTTTGCGGGGGTCCTATGACCCCCCAGACTTacttttagtatatttttatgggtattATTTGCTTAGTCAAACTAGAAAGTCACTCAAACTTAAACGTTTACCTACATGCGCGTTCACAAAATATCTTAGTCAAGGAAAACGTTAGAAAATGGGGAAAATAGGTCAGCGacttttcatcttctctttctcaCAAATTCAACTTTAATCACACAAATCTTTCACTTTGAACCAACTGATTCAAAGTTGTTGCTTGCAATTTGGTGGGTGTGTATTTCAGATTTTCGGATTCAACCTTTCCATCAATTGACGATTTCATTGTCTATACAAATCTTATTCAAATCCAATTTTACCTCTTCCATAGCTAACCCtaattttatatagaaaaatCGGATAAGAAATTAGAAGCCCTAAacacgaatatagacaaaaaaaaatttaaaaaaaataatcaaagctTACCTCTTCAATCCTCTTCAACGATTTTGAGCTTTCAAAGTGGGCAATGTGTCTTTAATGGAGGTTTTAGTGAAGAACAACGGCTACATTGgaatatttaatgaaaaaaaatggcaAATAAATATAGGTTACAGTAATTTTAAGTCCATCCTCACACGTCTCTTATACATTCGTCTACTTGTTGGTCTGACTAAGCAAATaatacccataaaaatatactaaaagtAAGTCTGGGGGGTCATAGGACCCCCACAAAGTTCATATGTGTAACAACAATTTCGTCCATTGTTTGGGTGTGTTTTGaacccttttccctaaaaataacaaagaaaacaataaaattaacgaatttaaaatagattttaagTATGCATAGTTCGTCTTCTTTTCACTATAAATATAAATTCTCCTCTTTCTAAtctcttgttttctttctacgTTAATAAAAATAGTTTGAAGAAAGAAACATCACAATTCATACTAAAACATAGATTTGAAATAGTCAAGTCATTTCGAATTCAAAAAGATAACTAAAttgtacaaaataaatatttagattCATTTTAAATAGCAATGTTTTTAATAGGATATTTTCTATTTGTAAGGTCTCAAATGAAATTTCTGATTAAGAATAAAGGGATCTGAACCATCCCATTATATATGATTCATGttgatggaaaaaaaataattaatcattaaAGCATCAAATGGAAGTTGCAAGGCTGGTGATAAACCCAATTGTAATTTCTATCTTAAATTAGGTGTATTCACACTCAAATTAGTTGGGTAAAATAACAGGCCTCTCAAGTttcgtttttttctttttctaaagaaaaaaaataaaaattaaaaagtaaaattattattataatatattttaagagaaagtaatagaaaacaaagaaacggaaaaaaagaaaaacaaaattatttccTTGCATCTCCAAATGTATTGGTTTCACATTTTGACGATCAAAATAACGTGTCCTGAGAAATTATCACGActcagaccgtcgtgattgacatcTACACTAattctccggtgggagaaccactactacaactcaaagcaagcaactaaaccaaaactaaggcatttaagttacggaagcaagttaaatactaaggaaataaatagggagttcccataaactccaacaagaactaaac
It encodes the following:
- the LOC125871600 gene encoding tlg2p-like protein a; this encodes MATRNRIRVFQSYRDTLNENRIPFTSSNDSGGPVIEMATTSFLNSNRSYAPLSTEDDLGPSTSRDAFTVGLPPAWVDVSEEVAASIHQAQVKLAELKKCHAKALTPSFGDGREDQNVIEVLTMEITDILRKSEKRLQKLSASGSCEDSNVRKNVQRSLATDLQNLSVELRRMQSLYLKQLRQQSEAHDGLDLEMNEKKSSFLDDDFNDVGFTELQVATGQKDEQFTAEREREIRQVLKSVNELSQIMKDLSVLVIDQGTIVDRIDHNVQSVSASVEEGFKQLQKAERSQRKGGMVKCATVLVIMCFVMLVLLVLKHILL